The following proteins are encoded in a genomic region of Leishmania major strain Friedlin complete genome, chromosome 25:
- the PP2C gene encoding putative protein phosphatase, giving the protein MGIPLPKPVMTQLQERYGNTIFRCGSNCVNGYRETMEDAHLTYLTDSWGFFGVFDGHVNDQCSQYLERAWRSAIEKESIPMTDERMKELALQIDQEWMDSGREGGSTGTFFVALKEGNKVHLQVGNVGDSRVVACIDGVCVPLTEDHKPNNEGERQRIENCAGRVENNRVDGSLAVSRAFGDREYKLGSGSQLEQKVIALADVQHKDLTFNSNDFVLLCCDGVFEGNFPNEEVVAYVKQQLETCNDLAEVAGSVCEEAIERGSRDNISCMIVQFKDGSDYAAAPHTTVVPGPFSAPRNSGFRKAYESMADKGNTTVGALLEKRYDTLKAAEALTPEETEELSQFENGPEAKLTGAERQKWFSNYFQKLCEAASNGPSDQMERLQSLQQQAGIPLSILLSLMGEQTQ; this is encoded by the coding sequence ATGGGCATTCCACTTCCGAAGCCGGTGATGACGCAGCTCCAGGAGCGTTACGGAAACACCATCTTTCGCTGCGGTTCCAACTGTGTGAATGGGTACCGCGAGACCATGGAGGATGCCCATCTGACGTACCTGACGGATAGCTGGGGTTTCTTCGGCGTCTTCGACGGCCATGTGAATGACCAGTGTTCGCAGTACCTCGAGAGGGcatggcgcagcgccatTGAGAAGGAATCGATCCCCATGACGGATGAGCGGATGAAGGAGCTGGCACTGCAGATCGACCAGGAGTGGATGGACTCGGGCcgcgagggcggcagcacggGCACCTTCTTTGTGGCTCTCAAGGAGGGCAACAAGGTGCACCTGCAGGTTGGTAACGTCGGTGACTCGCGTGTGGTGGCCTGCATCGATGGTGTGTGCGTCCCTCTGACGGAGGACCACAAGCCAAATAATGAAGGGGAGCGCCAGCGCATTGAGAACTGCGCGGGTCGTGTGGAGAACAACCGCGTCGATGGCAGCCTGGCCGTCAGTCGGGCTTTCGGCGACCGCGAGTACAAGCTAGGCAGTGGTAGTCAGCTGGAGCAGAAGGTGATCGCCTTAGCAGATGTCCAGCACAAGGATCTCACCTTCAACTCGAACGACTttgtgctgctgtgctgcgaCGGCGTCTTTGAGGGCAACTTCCCgaacgaggaggtggtggcctacgtgaagcagcagctggagacCTGCAACGACCTCGCCGAGGTGGCCGGGAGTGTGTGCGAGGAGGCGATCGAGCGCGGCAGCCGTGACAACATCTCCTGCATGATCGTGCAGTTTAAGGACGGCAGCGACTACGCTGCTGCCCCGCACACCACCGTTGTGCCCGGGCCGTTTAGCGCACCGCGCAACAGCGGCTTCCGTAAGGCGTACGAGTCCATGGCAGACAAAGGCAACACCACCGTGGGCGCCCTCCTAGAAAAGCGCTACGACACCCTCAAGGCCGCCGAGGCCCTCACGCCGGAAGAAACGGAAGAGCTGAGCCAGTTTGAGAACGGCCCCGAGGCGAAGCTCACAGGCGCCGAGCGTCAGAAGTGGTTCTCGAACTACTTCCAGAAGCTctgcgaggcggcgtcgAACGGGCCAAGTGACCAGATGGAGCGCCtgcagtcgctgcagcagcaggccgGCATTCCGCTCTCTATCCTGCTGTCCTTGATGGGTGAGCAGACGCAGTGA
- a CDS encoding putative DNA repair protein, with amino-acid sequence MSNFAKHPDLTLNERLVWRPAKGKEHVYNYIVQKSPTARARCRKCSQLIPKGEMRVGVPIRHNAGDNGWISAWQHLGCTRMERSESEDYKNTMHGFAALQPEEQAHVVNEVHSTEMPEHLKPLDPEDLVHRGKMEQMAPPSTLLRHLLPYQKEGMGWMVRQEVESPVKGGILADEMGMGKTIQTVGMMLAHRINGPTLVVCPVSSMLQWEAEIKEHVVPGSLSVVVVYRTTKVTKEELESADVVLTTYPMLEQAWRALISEIKVPCPYCELLFIPRQLVVHNKYFCGPRAKKTQKQAKREKHTTPAAASSSRSVQCAETIRKGLRTLHVDMGDEEDAEKEVNAPNATTAQPQRKRGRKGAVNIEGDPGGKVNGCGTPTAKKGKQEEWGSKVANGCRSSPEKANRKCPVKAEDHNDEGAALAQKGKVLQPAAASRGVVGPIGMYQELMREAGRTVLSRWDAARKDDESSSDEEVEDESSEESDSDASNLSYNSAAAAAEEAAAAEQASKALEAFRCAACHFQLLRYPFCPRNGQHHVVREELRDIIERDTGGDDVDLDASIFHSIKWARVILDEAHRIKGRTTSTARSAFALAAEYRWCLTGTPLQNRVGDLYSLLRFLRMRPYAHYYCETEGCSCASLSHPFSSTSLHQCVFCGHGPLQHHSYFNRYILNPINRYGYIGDGRRGMMMLSNDVFSRAMLRRTKVERAADLQLPSLTIQVHCIKLTKEERNFYESLYKKSTAEFDTFVHKGTVLHNYAHIFQLLSRLRQALDNPLLVMEGMDVGPVVNVKGVCGICGDGIEGESALKVHPCRHQFHRLCLGQFLESAPDKELHCPTCFVRINVDLRQLRQDAEGDDDEGVGGFAAALPPELEDEVNSEISEDDEQTQALQHVESKVKRRTAHARPTKKEQRGIFARLDPQKPLHGTKLDAIANYIEEVPKDEKVVVFSQFGSMLDLTQYWLQRRSIRAVKLCGSLTLTQRQSVLQAFLHDQNVRVILISLKAGGEGLNLQVANHVVLTDPWWNPAVEMQAVQRAHRIGQTRPVHAVRFVTEHSVEERMVDLQDKKMLVFEGTIDGKLQSLNKLTEEDLQFLFTR; translated from the coding sequence ATGTCGAACTTCGCCAAACATCCCGATCTTACGCTAAACGAGCGGCTGGTTTGGCGACCAGCGAAGGGCAAGGAGCACGTCTACAACTACATTGTGCAAAAGTCTCCGACGGCCAGGGCACGATGTCGGAAATGCTCGCAGCTGATCCCGAAGGGGGAGATGCGAGTTGGTGTGCCTATTCGCCACAACGCAGGCGATAATGGGTGGATCTCTGCGTGGCAGCACCTTGGGTGCACCCGCATGGAGAGGAGTGAGTCAGAGGACTACAAAAACACCATGCATGGGTTTGCAGCATTGCAGCCAGAGGAACAAGCGCATGTGGTGAATGAGGTCCATTCTACGGAGATGCCAGAGCATCTCAAGCCGCTGGACCCGGAGGACTTGGTGCACCGAGGTAAGATGGAGCAAATGGCACCACCGTCGACGCTTCTGCGGCACCTGTTGCCTTATCAGAAGGAGGGAATGGGGTGGATGGTGCGCCAGGAGGTCGAGTCTCCCGTCAAGGGCGGTATTCTTGCAGACGAGATGGGTATGGGCAAAACTATCCAGACCGTCGGAATGATGCTCGCGCACCGCATCAACGGTCCCACGCTCGTTGTCTGTCCGGTTAGCTCCATGTTGCAATGGGAGGCTGAAATCAAGGAGCATGTGGTCCCTGGGTCGCTATCGGTAGTCGTTGTGTACCGCACCACAAAGGTGAccaaggaggagctggagagcGCGGATGTTGTCCTCACCACTTACCCAATGCTGGAGCAGGCCTGGCGCGCTCTCATCAGCGAGATAAAAGTACCGTGTCCCTATTGTGAACTGCTCTTCATTCCTCGTCAGTTGGTGGTGCACAACAAGTACTTCTGTGGTCCTCGCGCCAAGAAGACACAGAAGCAGGCAAAGCGCGAAAAACACACCACgcctgcggcggcgagtAGCTCAAGGAGTGTGCAGTGTGCCGAAACCATTCGAAAGGGGTTGCGAACACTCCACGTAGACATGGGTGACGAAGAGGATGCCGAGAAGGAGGTCAATGCGCCCAATGCTACGAcggcacagccgcagcgaaAGCGAGGTCGCAAGGGTGCGGTCAACATCGAGGGTGACCCGGGTGGGAAGGTCAACGGTTGTGGCACCCCGACAGCCAAGAAGGGGAAGCAGGAAGAGTGGGGGAGTAAGGTGGCCAATGGTTGCCGATCGTCACCCGAGAAGGCAAATCGAAAGTGCCCCGTCAAGGCGGAAGATCACAACGATGAGGGGGCCGCTCTGGCGCAAAAAGGCAAGGTGCTCCAGCCAGCTGCGGCTTCGCGGGGGGTCGTTGGACCGATCGGCATGTACCAGGAGCTTATGCGGGAAGCCGGCCGCACCGTGCTCAGTCGCTGGGACGCGGCGAGGAAGGATgacgagagcagcagcgatgaggAGGTCGAGGATGAGTCCAGCGAGGAAAGTGACAGCGACGCATCGAATTTGTCGTACAactctgcagctgctgctgccgaggaagcggctgcggcagagcAAGCTTCCAAAGCCCTGGAGGCGttccgctgcgccgcctgccactttcagctgctgcggtaCCCTTTCTGCCCCAGGAATGGCCAACACCACGTTGTCAGAGAGGAACTTCGAGACATCATCGAAAGGGACactggcggcgacgatgtCGACCTCGATGCTTCCATCTTTCACTCCATCAAGTGGGCGCGCGTTATCCTAGACGAGGCGCACCGCATCAAGGGTCGAACAACGAGCACGGCCCGCTCTGCCTTCGCCTTGGCGGCCGAGTACCGATGGTGCCTCACCGGCACCCCACTACAGAATCGCGTTGGTGATCTATACAGTCTTCTGCGCTTTTTGCGCATGCGGCCGTACGCACACTACTACTGTGAAACGGAAGGCTGCTCGtgcgcctcgctctcgcaCCCCTTCTCGTCCACCTCGCTTCATCAGTGCGTCTTCTGCGGTCATggaccgctgcagcaccactcCTATTTCAACCGCTACATTCTCAATCCGATCAACCGCTATGGCTACATCGGGGACGGGCGACGCGGTATGATGATGCTCTCTAATGACGTATTTTCCCGGGCaatgctgcgccgcaccaaGGTCGAGCGGGCCGCCgacctgcagctgccgtcgTTGACAATCCAAGTGCACTGCATCAAGCTCACGAAGGAGGAGCGTAACTTTTACGAGTCCCTGTACAAGAAGAGCACGGCGGAATTCGATACGTTCGTGCACAAGGGCACGGTGCTGCACAACTACGCACACATTTTCCAGCTGCTTAGTCGTCTGCGCCAGGCCCTCGACAACCCACTGCTTGTGATGGAAGGCATGGATGTTGGCCCTGTGGTGAACGTCAAGGGGGTGTGCGGCATCTGTGGCGACGGCATCGAGGGCGAGAGTGCTCTGAAGGTGCACCCGTGCCGGCACCAGTTTCACCGACTTTGTCTCGGCCAATTCCTGGAGAGCGCACCGGACAAGGAGCTCCACTGCCCCACCTGCTTTGTACGAATCAACGTGGatctgcggcagctgcgacagGATGCGGagggcgacgatgacgagggcGTCGGCGGCTTTGCGGCAGCGTTGCCTCCCGAGCTGGAAGATGAGGTCAACTCTGAGATCAGTGAAGACGACGAGCAGACTCAGGCGTTGCAGCACGTAGAGAGTAAGGTTAAGCGGCGTACAGCGCACGCCAGGCCGACCAAAaaggagcagcgcggcatTTTCGCCCGGCTGGACCCGCAGAAGCCGCTGCACGGCACGAAGCTCGATGCCATTGCTAACTACATAGAGGAAGTTCCGAAAGACGAAAAGGTGGTTGTCTTCTCGCAGTTTGGCAGCATGCTGGACCTGACGCAGTActggctgcagcgccgctctATAAGGGCTGTAAAGCTCTGTGGGTCGCTGACGTTGACGCAGCGTCAGTCGGTGTTGCAGGCCTTCCTGCATGACCAAAACGTGCGCGTCATTCTCATCTCCCTGAAGGCAGGCGGAGAGGGTTTGAACCTGCAGGTGGCCAATCACGTGGTGCTGACTGATCCGTGGTGGAACCCAGCGGTTGAGATGCAGGCCGTACAGCGAGCGCACCGAATCGGGCAGACCCGCCCGGTTCACGCCGTCCGCTTTGTCACGGAGCACTCAGTGGAGGAGCGCATGGTCGACCTGCAGGACAAGAAGATGCTCGTTTTCGAGGGCACCATTGACGGCAAGCTGCAGTCGCTCAACAAGCTCACCGAGGAGGATCTGCAGTTCCTCTTTACAAGGTAG